In Festucalex cinctus isolate MCC-2025b chromosome 5, RoL_Fcin_1.0, whole genome shotgun sequence, a single genomic region encodes these proteins:
- the spring1 gene encoding SREBP regulating gene protein: MMVLRRLLRKRWVLGIVFGLSLIYFLTSTLKQEERTIRDRVLLEVRDTERRIPWKVRFNLGNSSRQMGHCRNSIQGKTLLTDELGSVCERKDLLVNGCCNMNAPRTRQHVCKSCLANGCCSVYEYCVSCCLRPDKQALLERFLNRAAEGFHNLFTAVEDLFELCLAKCRTSSQSVQHENTYRNPQAKYCYGESPPELLPV; encoded by the exons AGGAAGCGTTGGGTGCTGGGAATCGTCTTCGGGCTGTCGCTCATCTACTTCCTCACCAGCACGTTGAAACAG GAGGAGCGAACCATACGGGACCGCGTCCTCTTGGAGGTGAGGGACACGGAGCGTCGCATCCCCTGGAAGGTGCGCTTCAACCTGGGCAACAGCAGCCGACAGATGGGCCACTGCCGGAACTCCATCCAGGGCAAGACGCTGCTCACCGACGAGCTGG GTTCCGTGTGCGAGCGCAAAGACTTGCTGGTGAATGGCTGCTGCAACATGAACGCGCCGCGCACCAGGCAGCACGTCTGCAAAAGTTGCTTGGCCAACGGATGCTGCAGCGTTTACGAATACTGCGTGTCGTGTTGCCTACGGCCAGATAAG caagcTCTCTTGGAGCGCTTCTTGAACCGCGCTGCCGAAGGCTTCCATAACCTGTTCACCGCCGTCGAGGACCTGTTTGAGCTGTGCCTGGCCAAGTGTCGCACCTCCTCGCAA AGCGTCCAGCACGAGAACACGTACCGGAACCCTCAAGCCAAGTACTGCTACGGCGAAAGTCCTCCGGAACTGCTTCCCGTCTGA